Proteins from a single region of Hordeum vulgare subsp. vulgare chromosome 6H, MorexV3_pseudomolecules_assembly, whole genome shotgun sequence:
- the LOC123401911 gene encoding uncharacterized protein LOC123401911 isoform X1: MTENTQGSGRRAFGDLTNVLGKRPASCDLEKSAGGVKISRVEKVVDPRKEPHEKAKANVGASGNLIEVLVDGIGKEDFARTSIFRGAKVQHMAAQAAGLLSKDDDDVRNRSLSLDSSGLNDKAESSLESEGGCAGEDDDDTDSELLPFASEASKIVINDKNNEGECLTQEEMVVSPGNQNPESSFDAAARDDMTCTNVQHPPMGVGDLEKSCATKSCTCSFCLKAAFMWTDLHYQDARSRLGALKKSIKFARSLEAKRQGNEFSADRYSQRAAQMGFELSQQQRSLFLHTENALVRESAQLHSAVVKLKDLRDNCKKDLKI, encoded by the exons ATGACTGAAAACACCCAGGGCAGTGGCCGACGAGCCTTTGGAGACCTGACGAATGTCCTTGGCAAGCGGCCAGCCTCATGCGATCTGGAGAAGAGTGCAGGTGGAGTCAAGATTAGTCGGGTTGAAAAGGTCGTTGACCCTAGGAAAGAGCCTCATGAAAAGGCTAAGGCCAATGTTGGGGCATCAGGAAACCTTATTGAAGTTTTGGTCGATGGTATTGGCAAAGAGGACTTTGCAAGGACTTCAATTTTCCGTGGAGCCAAGGTTCAGCACATGGCTGCTCAGGCAGCTGGGCTACTAtccaaggatgatgatgatgtcagGAATCGTTCTCTATCGTTGGATTCTTCTGGCCTCAACGACAAGGCGGAGTCTTCCTTGGAATCAGAGGGTGGCTGTGCaggggaagatgatgatgacactgATAGTGAGTTGCTGCCATTTGCCAGTGAGGCTAGTAAGATTGTAATTAATGATAAGAATAATGAGGGTGAATGTCTGACTCAAGAGGAGATGGTTGTATCACCAGGAAATCAGAATCCAGAGTCTTCGTTTGACGCTGCAGCTCGTGATGACATGACATGTACAAATGTCCAGCATCCTCCAATGGGGGTTGGCGACTTGGAAAAATCATGCGCTACAAAGTCTTGCACTTGCTCTTTCTGTCTTAAGG CTGCTTTTATGTGGACTGATCTCCATTATCAGGATGCAAGAAGTCGGCTTGGTG CATTGAAGAAGAGCATAAAGTTTGCTAGATCGCTAGAGGCAAAGAGGCAAGGAAATGAATTCAGTGCAGACAGATACTCGCAAAGAGCCGCACAGATGGGATTCGAACTATCTCAACAACAGAGATCACTCTTTCTTCATACTGAAAATGCCCTCGTTCGTGAATCTGCCCAGCTT
- the LOC123401911 gene encoding uncharacterized protein LOC123401911 isoform X2, whose protein sequence is MTENTQGSGRRAFGDLTNVLGKRPASCDLEKSAGGVKISRVEKVVDPRKEPHEKAKANVGASGNLIEVLVDGIGKEDFARTSIFRGAKVQHMAAQAAGLLSKDDDDVRNRSLSLDSSGLNDKAESSLESEGGCAGEDDDDTDRNQNPESSFDAAARDDMTCTNVQHPPMGVGDLEKSCATKSCTCSFCLKAAFMWTDLHYQDARSRLGALKKSIKFARSLEAKRQGNEFSADRYSQRAAQMGFELSQQQRSLFLHTENALVRESAQLHSAVVKLKDLRDNCKKDLKI, encoded by the exons ATGACTGAAAACACCCAGGGCAGTGGCCGACGAGCCTTTGGAGACCTGACGAATGTCCTTGGCAAGCGGCCAGCCTCATGCGATCTGGAGAAGAGTGCAGGTGGAGTCAAGATTAGTCGGGTTGAAAAGGTCGTTGACCCTAGGAAAGAGCCTCATGAAAAGGCTAAGGCCAATGTTGGGGCATCAGGAAACCTTATTGAAGTTTTGGTCGATGGTATTGGCAAAGAGGACTTTGCAAGGACTTCAATTTTCCGTGGAGCCAAGGTTCAGCACATGGCTGCTCAGGCAGCTGGGCTACTAtccaaggatgatgatgatgtcagGAATCGTTCTCTATCGTTGGATTCTTCTGGCCTCAACGACAAGGCGGAGTCTTCCTTGGAATCAGAGGGTGGCTGTGCaggggaagatgatgatgacactgATA GAAATCAGAATCCAGAGTCTTCGTTTGACGCTGCAGCTCGTGATGACATGACATGTACAAATGTCCAGCATCCTCCAATGGGGGTTGGCGACTTGGAAAAATCATGCGCTACAAAGTCTTGCACTTGCTCTTTCTGTCTTAAGG CTGCTTTTATGTGGACTGATCTCCATTATCAGGATGCAAGAAGTCGGCTTGGTG CATTGAAGAAGAGCATAAAGTTTGCTAGATCGCTAGAGGCAAAGAGGCAAGGAAATGAATTCAGTGCAGACAGATACTCGCAAAGAGCCGCACAGATGGGATTCGAACTATCTCAACAACAGAGATCACTCTTTCTTCATACTGAAAATGCCCTCGTTCGTGAATCTGCCCAGCTT